A stretch of the Lolium perenne isolate Kyuss_39 chromosome 3, Kyuss_2.0, whole genome shotgun sequence genome encodes the following:
- the LOC127325643 gene encoding probable disease resistance protein At1g61300 — translation MQAVAPFGDWCGATINTIISPFYNRFAKHALYCFTAGSNVRDHRIETEALKLKQAGVQQKIRDDEHTLEAVPTDQARLWLDSANRAVSEEEANHLLYEHRYRLCGCCYPNFLENYKISKRADEQQKQVKSIMSNAPGDNNITRAPDPRPVESMLVDLNPIPPSRWVILRRALQFIVSNDPNEGIVGMWGPDKDDNTNFLKHINNSFLEQSLFDFVIFVPSPSDCSVTNIQYEIISRLGMKKDGNEATRATRICGQLENKNFLLIVDDLHQNLDLQAVGIPYPLGFVGEKKRKVVIMSLSGYRSVGNLMGVNKDIELPILQEEEARELFRQSINYQGDLYSDPSIGPHATDLVRTINGLPSELVRYGKSMRGTTDASSWKVAIDDVTSKFSRLRSIEDTLRLIEDDPTLGVIGIWGPGGVGKTHLLKKILGFFKGRMTVIWVTASKECSVLKVQTQILDELKLEGDGKGNVGTQSGMIRGFLENKNFLVLLDDLWERIDLEVVGIPLPLGIEPLNKLKRKVVLTTRGTKICGEMEVRKQIEVPYMQENEAWELFRKKVGNQTIFSPGIEDRARILVTEMKGLPLALVTVGRAMYGKFHPDQWDSAIQHMKRSCCIDTDEDPLDMEKEVFRKIIFSYDNLRSERLKNCFLTCALWPEDHEIMRQDLAKCWVGLGYVDEGGIQSSYTKAYSLMSDLTGACLLEGCGELNYRFKLHDVIRDMSLWISCGCGKNNDNWFVRAGVGPDENFSIPWSSAEYISLMFNKMTKLPSVGDPLKLRVLCLQENRLDETIIGGVLVNCAKLTYLDLSHNGLKRIPESLCDLTELIHLNLSLNLGIEEVPHSFGNLIKLKFLYLQPNEIKIIPKEVISRLEALEIIHVNLSWVSDCIRSNVYRELATLNHLKVVVTSEGLLDAWTSLHDAADLPIRSLSLVPSAKKGEFHLYDILSLNFAQKTLCELVIVGDRDAIDITLIQRPGQQPYSFGVLSDLSMRDLKALTTVKWMGTSPASVFPRLTCLIVSGCRKLEHVSWAMYLPCLEELNVECSDSMRKAFTRNHVDNVWSGQENSQTFPCLKHLCLQYCRRLVTIADPGVTFPSLEVLQIGDCPKLKKLPFDMASLPQSLKVLRMGDTESWERLELEEGVKSFLQPKLRRVLCCELDRSIARDLMCS, via the exons ATGCAAGCGGTCGCTCCTTTTGGTGATTGGTGCGGAGCTACTATCAACACGATCATAAGTCCATTCTACAATCGTTTTGCAAAGCATGCATTGTATTGCTTCACGGCTGGCTCAAACGTGAGGGATCACAGGATAGAAACTGAGGCTTTGAAACTCAAACAAGCAGGCGTCCAACAGAAGATTCGAGATGACGAGCATACGTTGGAAGCCGTTCCAACAGACCAGGCAAGATTATGGCTGGATTCGGCGAATAGAGCTGTATCTGAAGAAGAGGCAAACCACCTGCTGTACGAACATAGGTACCGATTATGCGGGTGCTGCTACCCAAATTTCTTGGAAAACTATAAGATCAGTAAGCGAGCGGATGAGCAGCAGAAACAGGTAAAATCAATCATGAGTAATGCACCAGGTGATAATAATATCACACGTGCGCCAGATCCACGTCCGGTCGAGAGTATGCTTGTAGATCTTAATCCAATACCGCCAAGCAGATGGGTTATTCTCCGGCGTGCTCTCCAGTTCATCGTGAGCAATGATCCCAATGAGGGGATAGTTGGAATGTGGGGTCCAGACAAAGATGATAACACAAATTTCCTCAAGCATATCAACAATTCATTTCTTGAACAAAGTCTCTTTGATTTTGTTATCTTTGTTCCAAGCCCTAGCGATTGCTCGGTAACAAATATTCAATATGAAATCATAAGCAGGCTCGGTATGAAGAAGGATGGTAACGAGGCCACTCGAGCCACCAGGATATGTGGACAGCTCGAGAACAAAAATTTCCTGCTGATCGTGGATGACCTCCATCAGAATCTGGATCTTCAAGCGGTTGGCATTCCATATCCTCTTGGATTTGTGGGAGAGAAGAAGAGGAAAGTGGTAATCATGTCACTATCTGGATACAGATCCGTTGGTAATCTGATGGGTGTGAACAAAGATATTGAACTGCCTATATTGCAAGAGGAGGAAGCACGCGAGCTATTTAGACAGTCAATAAATTACCAAGGGGATCTTTATTCTGATCCCAGCATCGGGCCACATGCTACTGATCTGGTACGGACAATAAATGGCCTACCATCGGAACTGGTACGTTATGGGAAGTCAATGCGTGGAACAACGGATGCAAGTTCCTGGAAAGTTGCTATAGATGATGTAACAAGTAAATTTTCTAGGTTACGTTCA ATAGAAGACACTCTCCGTCTCATTGAGGATGATCCCACGTTGGGAGTAATTGGAATATGGGGTCCAGGTGGAGTGGGAAAAACACATCTTCTGAAAAAAATCCTGGGCTTTTTCAAAGGAAGGATGACTGTTATATGGGTGACAGCCTCCAAGGAATGTTCAGTGTTAAAGGTCCAAACACAAATTTTAGACGAGCTAAAACTGGAAGGGGATGGCAAAGGCAATGTGGGAACCCAAAGTGGCATGATTCGTGGCTTCCTCGAGAATAAAAACTTCCTTGTACTGTTGGATGACCTCTGGGAAAGAATTGATCTGGAAGTAGTTGGCATACCACTTCCCCTTGGAATTGAACCTTTGAACAAACTCAAGAGAAAAGTTGTGCTCACAACAAGAGGTACAAAAATTTGTGGTGAGATGGAGGTGAGAAAACAGATAGAAGTTCCATATATGCAGGAGAATGAGGCATGGGAGCTATTTAGAAAGAAGGTTGGAAACCAAACTATTTTTTCTCCTGGTATTGAGGATCGTGCAAGAATACTTGTGACTGAAATGAAGGGATTGCCTTTAGCTTTGGTAACTGTGGGAAGGGCAATGTATGGGAAATTTCATCCGGATCAATGGGATTCTGCCATCCAACATATGAAAaggtcatgctgcattgacacagatGAAGACCCCCTGGATATGGAGAAAGAAGTTTTCAGAAAGATCATATTTAGCTATGATAACTTGAGAAGCGAGAGGTTGAAGAACTGTTTCTTGACTTGTGCACTATGGCCAGAGGATCATGAGATTATGAGACAAGATCTCGCTAAATGTTGGGTTGGCTTAGGTTATGTGGATGAGGGGGGCATACAAAGTTCCTACACAAAAGCTTATAGTCTGATGAGCGACCTTACAGGTGCATGTTTGTTAGAGGGTTGTGGAGAATTGAATTATcgtttcaaactacatgatgtgaTTCGTGATATGTCTTTATGGATCTCTTGTGGCTGCGGTAAGAACAATGACAACTGGTTTGTCCGTGCAGGGGTTGGCCCAGATGAAAATTTTAGCATCCCTTGGAGTAGTGCAGAATACATCTCATTAATGTTCAACAAGATGACAAAACTTCCTTCTGTTGGTGATCCGCTGAAACTCAGGGTCTTGTGCCTTCAAGAAAATAGGTTGGATGAAACAATAATAGGTGGAGTACTTGTGAATTGCGCTAAACTCACATATCTGGACTTGAGCCATAATGGACTCAAAAGGATACCTGAAAGCTTATGTGACCTGACAGAATTGATACATCTCAATTTGTCACTTAATTTGGGTATAGAGGAAGTGCCTCACAGCTTTGGTAACCTCATAAAGCTCAAGTTCCTGTACCTGCAGCCcaatgaaataaaaataataccaAAGGAGGTCATATCTAGACTTGAAGCATTGGAAATAATACACGTGAATCTTAGCTGGGTATCTGATTGTATCAGATCTAATGTATATAGAGAGTTGGCCACACTGAATCACTTGAAAGTTGTTGTTACATCAGAAGGACTTCTGGATGCATGGACATCACTTCATGATGCGGCTGACCTACCCATCCGGTCTTTAAGTCTGGTACCATCTGCTAAAAAAGGGGAATTCCATCTCTATGATATTCTATCATTGAACTTCGCACAAAAGACCTTGTGTGAGCTGGTTATTGTAGGCGACAGAGATGCGATAGATATAACATTAATACAGAGGCCTGGACAACAACCCTACAGTTTTGGTGTTCTCAGTGACCTGAGCATGCGTGATTTGAAAGCATTGACAACAGTAAAATGGATGGGAACATCTCCAGCATCTGTATTTCCAAGGCTCACTTGCTTGATAGTGTCAGGCTGCCGCAAGCTAGAGCACGTGTCTTGGGCGATGTATCTGCCTTGCCTTGAAGAACTCAATGTAGAATGCAGTGATAGCATGCGGAAGGCTTTTACAAGGAATCATGTTGACAACGTGTGGAGTGGACAAGAGAATTCCCAGACATTTCCTTGCCTCAAGCACCTTTGTCTTCAGTACTGCAGAAGGCTGGTCACTATTGCAGATCCCGGTGTGACATTCCCATCCCTAGAGGTGCTGCAGATTGGAGATTGTCCGAAGCTGAAGAAGCTTCCTTTTGACATGGCCAGCTTGCCACAAAGTCTGAAGGTTCTACGGATGGGTGATACTGAATCCTGGGAGCGATTGGAACTGGAAGAAGGTGTCAAATCTTTCCTTCAACCCAAGCTTCGTCGGGTCCTATGTTGTGAGCTGGACCGAAGTATTGCCAGAGACCTGATGTGTTCTTGA
- the LOC127325529 gene encoding uncharacterized protein isoform X1 has translation MQTEARVGGVVVDGGRAAVAAARRPEQQQRHIGTAAHLAAGGLAGVVSKTCTAPLARLTILFQVAGMHSDAAALRKCSIWHEASRIVREEGFGAFWKGNLVTIVHRLPYSAMSFYSYERYKKFLRMVPGLDDPNYAGVVNLLGGGLAGVTAASVTYPLDVVRTRLATQKTTRYYKGIFHTLSTICKEETGRGLYKGLGATLLGVGPGIAISFYVYESLRSHWQMERPNDSNAIVSLFSGSLSGIAASTATFPLDLVKRRMQLHGAAGAAPIDKSSIAGTIRQILQKEGPRGFYRGIVPEYLKVVPSVGIAFMTYEVLKSLLSSIGEDDEN, from the exons ATGCAGACGGAGGCGCGGGTGGGCGGCGTGGTCGTCGACGGCGGCCGGGCTGCCGTGGCGGCGGCCCGCCGCCCGGAGCAGCAGCAGCGCCACATCGGCACGGCGGCGCACCTGGCCGCGGGCGGGCTCGCGGGCGTCGTCAGCAAGACCTGCACCGCGCCACTCGCCCGTCTCACCATCCTCTTCCAG GTGGCAGGTATGCATTCAGATGCTGCAGCTCTAAGGAAGTGTAGTATATGGCACGAGGCTTCACGGATTGTTCGAGAAGAAGGCTTCGGGGCATTTTGGAAAGGCAACCTAGTGACAATTGTACATCGGTTACCTTATTCTGCCATGAGCTTCTACTCATACGAGCGATACAAAAAG TTCCTCAGAATGGTGCCTGGCCTAGACGACCCAAATTATGCTGGTGTTGTGAATCTGCTTGGTGGTGGTTTGGCAGGAGTCACAGCGGCATCTGTTACTTACCCTTTGGATGTTGTTCGAACTCGTTTGGCAACACAG AAAACCACTAGGTATTACAAGGGCATATTTCACACATTGTCTACAATTTGTAAAGAAGAGACGGGCAGAGGATTGTATAAAGGTCTTGGTGCCACGTTATTG GGAGTTGGACCTGGTATAGCAATCAGCTTCTATGTATACGAATCCCTGAGGTCTCATTGGCAAATGGAAAG GCCGAATGATTCCAACGCTATTGTGAGCTTGTTTTCTGGGAGTCTATCTGGTATTGCAGCATCGACAG CCACATTTCCCCTTGACCTTGTAAAGCGGCGGATGCAACTCCACGGTGCTGCTGGGGCAGCGCCTATTGACAAATCGAGCATAGCTGGAACCATCCGCCAAATCCTGCAGAAGGAAGGCCCTCGTGGCTTCTACCGAGGCATTGTCCCGGAGTACCTGAAGGTTGTTCCTAGCGTTGGGATAGCCTTCATGACCTACGAGGTGCTGAAGAGCCTGCTCTCCAGCATTGGCGAGGATGACGAGAACTAA
- the LOC127325529 gene encoding uncharacterized protein isoform X2, protein MHSDAAALRKCSIWHEASRIVREEGFGAFWKGNLVTIVHRLPYSAMSFYSYERYKKFLRMVPGLDDPNYAGVVNLLGGGLAGVTAASVTYPLDVVRTRLATQKTTRYYKGIFHTLSTICKEETGRGLYKGLGATLLGVGPGIAISFYVYESLRSHWQMERPNDSNAIVSLFSGSLSGIAASTATFPLDLVKRRMQLHGAAGAAPIDKSSIAGTIRQILQKEGPRGFYRGIVPEYLKVVPSVGIAFMTYEVLKSLLSSIGEDDEN, encoded by the exons ATGCATTCAGATGCTGCAGCTCTAAGGAAGTGTAGTATATGGCACGAGGCTTCACGGATTGTTCGAGAAGAAGGCTTCGGGGCATTTTGGAAAGGCAACCTAGTGACAATTGTACATCGGTTACCTTATTCTGCCATGAGCTTCTACTCATACGAGCGATACAAAAAG TTCCTCAGAATGGTGCCTGGCCTAGACGACCCAAATTATGCTGGTGTTGTGAATCTGCTTGGTGGTGGTTTGGCAGGAGTCACAGCGGCATCTGTTACTTACCCTTTGGATGTTGTTCGAACTCGTTTGGCAACACAG AAAACCACTAGGTATTACAAGGGCATATTTCACACATTGTCTACAATTTGTAAAGAAGAGACGGGCAGAGGATTGTATAAAGGTCTTGGTGCCACGTTATTG GGAGTTGGACCTGGTATAGCAATCAGCTTCTATGTATACGAATCCCTGAGGTCTCATTGGCAAATGGAAAG GCCGAATGATTCCAACGCTATTGTGAGCTTGTTTTCTGGGAGTCTATCTGGTATTGCAGCATCGACAG CCACATTTCCCCTTGACCTTGTAAAGCGGCGGATGCAACTCCACGGTGCTGCTGGGGCAGCGCCTATTGACAAATCGAGCATAGCTGGAACCATCCGCCAAATCCTGCAGAAGGAAGGCCCTCGTGGCTTCTACCGAGGCATTGTCCCGGAGTACCTGAAGGTTGTTCCTAGCGTTGGGATAGCCTTCATGACCTACGAGGTGCTGAAGAGCCTGCTCTCCAGCATTGGCGAGGATGACGAGAACTAA